Proteins from a single region of Neodiprion virginianus isolate iyNeoVirg1 chromosome 4, iyNeoVirg1.1, whole genome shotgun sequence:
- the LOC124302975 gene encoding uncharacterized protein LOC124302975: MADNVLSLDDIIKKSKISAMKGRGSRRGINRGTLRTNVSSRGRGGPVIADARFKIIQKNREKLTDARDKLAQIAKQSDARLKLDKLRATHLKTVDLPLSGISRQTGLNGRITLTTNKLHNKTMHPIPATNYLAPGSRAMEYRAPPMVETSYADDMEMNFNDDYMMDSTPLRRTVNNEYVPVPPPPPPSFNLSPTNEYTWVKLPGSSLGRMGSSRPVEVQRPRDFKIVARTSLGKPMVTSKSDWSFGSKARTILTEDTINDRYLDIRGRRDVGVKSRLDSLPNKPRTMGILSRPKSSSNSTSVTTGYRIVVSNLQANVTQEDIKELFEDVGELLVSRLVRPGTAEVIYKTLKDATKAVETYHNRQLDGHPMKCLLVNPRPKNNPTGPAVRPLPETRRSASSSYVQPSLGAVHRALFDD; this comes from the exons GTCGAGAAGAGGCATCAACCGAGGTACTCTACGAACTAACGTATCTTCGAGAGGTCGAGGAGGGCCGGTCATTGCGGATGCTAGATTCAAAATCATCCAAAAGAATCGTGAGAAACTCACTGATGCTCGAGATAAACTAGCTCAAATAGCCAAGCAGTCTGATGCCAGGTTGAAGTTGGACAAATTACGTGCCACTCATTTGAAAACTGTCGATTTACCTCTCAGTGGAATTTCTCGTCAAACGGGCCTCAATGGTCGAATTACATTGACGACCAATAAGCTTCATAATAAAACGATGCACCCGATTCCGGCTACAAATTATTTGGCGCCAGGTTCTAGAGCTATGGAGTACAGGGCACCGCCCATGGTCGAAACTTCATACGCTGATGATATGGAAATGAACTTCAATGATG ATTACATGATGGATTCAACACCTCTAAGGCGGACTGTCAACAATGAATATGTGCCTGTGCCACCTCCACCACCACCTTCATTCAACTTATCCCCGACCAATGAATACACTTGGGTGAAGCTGCCTGGTAGTAGTCTTGGAAGGATGGGTTCTTCTAGGCCAGTTGAGGTTCAGAGACCACGTGACTTTAAAATTGTGGCTCGTACTTCATTG GGTAAACCAATGGTTACTTCAAAGAGCGATTGGAGTTTTGGATCAAAAGCAAG AACCATATTGACCGAAGATACTATAAATGACAGATACCTGGACATCAGGGGTCGTAGAGACGTTGGTGTTAAATCGCGACTGGATTCATTACCAAATAAACCTCGAACCATGGGTATTTTATCTCGTCCAAAGTCTAGCTCAAATTCGACGTCAGTAACGACTGGTTATCGAATCGTTGTATCAAATCTCCAGGCCAATGTAACTCAGGAGGATATAAAG GAACTGTTCGAGGACGTCGGAGAATTGTTGGTGTCCAGGTTAGTGCGCCCAGGCACAGCTGAGGTGATTTACAAGACATTAAAAGATGCAACGAAAGCGGTGGAAACTTATCACAATCGGCAACTGGATGGACATCCTATGAAATGTTTATTAGTTAATCCACGACCAAAAAATAATCCAACTGGTCCAGCAGTTAGGCCATTGCCTGA AACAAGACGGAGTGCGAGTTCAAGTTATGTGCAGCCTAGTCTTGGCGCAGTCCATCGTGCACTATTTGATGACTGA
- the LOC124302969 gene encoding tRNA (uracil-5-)-methyltransferase homolog A-like, whose amino-acid sequence MKLLQHLVVFMIWSKQQPLVSPNHGLGLTLQFGGRTRKVRTGVNMSNENTRESTVAVKHVEDQKNPYAYLDRADFTSEKFKIEVRGLPKYYGISEFKRLLTERLELRLSKVKPPKRGSGWVYVCFRNEEDRKKAIAAINGLSWKNSKLTAQSAKPAPDPFVKRKMEREEDSSKKKKKDDDADAIPPAERIKMSTTPLWDMPYDDQLKLKENEIKSVLKKLGQQMSKENSDLTDWIESQKGLHQGLLCDVQPILRADMIDGYRNKCEFTIGKSEMSGTVTIGFRLSSYAAGCTAVGPVEDLKHIPQRMIDAVKVFEGFVRKSKLDVFDPVNHSGYWRQVTARTSRSDQLMLIVTIHPQDLNQGQLIQLKAEIREFFNSDEGAKANVTSLYFQTITRRDVGGEGGIILDHLSGTEYIEEELLGMKFRVSPRAFFQINTLGAEVLYKAAIDLAQPTLDTTVLDVCCGTGTIGISFSKYCGEVLGLEMIDDAIKDAKQNTLTNGITNCEFFVGKAEDILSPVIQRATKHNLIAIVDPPRAGLHQRALITLRKAKRLHKLVYISCDPKAAIKNLIDLARPTSKQYQGEPLIPIKAVPVDMFPYTKHCELVIYLERFSKAKAAGNQTG is encoded by the exons aTGAAGCTCCTGCAGCATCTGGTAGTCTTCATGATCTGGTCGAAACAGCAGCCCTTGGTATCACCCAACCACGGTCTTGGTTTGACGCTGCAGTTCGGTGGTAGGACACGGAAA gTTAGAACAGGCGTAAATATGAGCAACGAAAATACACGTGAATCAACGGTCGCTGTGAAACATGTCGAAGACCAGAAAAATCCTTACGCATATTTGGACAGAGCTGACTTTACTTCGGAAAAATTTAAGATAGAAGTACGCGGTCTCCCGAAGTATTACGGTATTAGCGAATTCAAGAGGCTCTTAACTGAAAGGCTGGAGTTACGTTTAAGTAAAGTGAAGCCACCGAAGCGAGGCAGTGGTTGGGTGTACGTCTGTTTTCGCAACGAGGAGGACCGTAAAAAAGCCATCGCTGCCATAAATGGACTATCTTGGAAAAACTCCAAGCTCACAGCCCAG TCAGCGAAACCTGCTCCAGATCCATTTGTCAAACGGAAAATGGAAAGAGAGGAAGATTCaagcaagaagaaaaaaaaggatgatGACGCCGACGCAATTCCACCAGCTGAGAGAATTAAAATGAGTACTACACCTTTGTGGGATATGCCTTATGACGATCAG CTGAAGTTAAAAGAGAATGAGATAAAGTCCGTGCTGAAAAAATTGGGGCAACAGATGAGTAAGGAAAACAGTGATCTCACTGATTGGATTGAGTCGCAAAAGGGATTACACCAAGGATTATTGTGCGACGTACAACCGATACTTAGAGCAGATATGATAGATGGTTACAGGAACAAGTGTGAGTTTACAATTG GAAAAAGTGAAATGAGTGGCACTGTTACAATCGGATTCAGATTATCCAGTTACGCAGCAGGATGCACCGCAGTCGGTCCTGTTGAAGATCTTAAACACATTCCTCAACGAATGATTGATGCTGTTAAA GTATTTGAGGGATTTgttagaaaatcaaaattggaTGTATTTGATCCAGTAAATCACAGTGGCTACTGGAGACAAGTTACTGCACGAACTTCACGATCAGACCAATTAATGCTGATTGTAACGATACATCCTCAAGATCTAAACCAAGGTCAATTAATCCAACTGAAAGCCGAAATTCGGGAATTTTTTAACAGCGATGAAGGTGCCAAAGCAAATGTCACTTCACTTTATTTCCAAACAATTACAAGAAG AGATGTGGGTGGTGAAGGCGGTATCATCTTAGATCATTTGAGCGGAACAGAATACATAGAAGAAGAACTACTAGGCATGAAGTTTAGAGTATCTCCAAGAGcttttttccaaatcaataCCTTGGGGGCCGAGGTACTGTATAAAGCAGCCATTGATCTCGCCCAGCCAACATTGGATACTACGGTTCTAGACGTTTGTTGTGGCACAGGAACTATTggcatttcattttcaaaa taCTGCGGTGAAGTCTTGGGTTTGGAAATGATAGATGATGCAATAAAAGACGCTAAACAAAATACTTTGACAAATGGCAtaacaaattgtgaatttttcgttGGCAAAGCGGAAGATATTTTGTCACCGGTTATTCAACGTGCAACTAAACATAATCTCATTGCCATAGTTGATCCACCACGAGCTGGTCTCC ATCAACGAGCCTTGATAACTTTACGAAAGGCAAAAAGACTGCATAAATTAGTATACATTTCATGCGATCCAAAAGCTGCGATTAAAAATCTAATAGATCTAGCACGACCAACATCAAAGCAATATCAGGGTGAGCCGTTGATTCCAATTAAAGCTGTGCCGGTTGACATGTTCCCATATACTAAACATTGCGAACTTGTAATTTACTTAGAAAGGTTCTCCAAAGCAAAAGCAGCTGGCAATCAAACTGGATGA
- the LOC124302979 gene encoding uncharacterized protein LOC124302979 produces MVENVVILNNEDFDSNDKFVWDRSMTLALIQEYKRFQQNFKDPSLKKKLIWKNMAACLHARGYTNVTDDACDKKWRNLKKTFKDIYTGQRRKNNGKWAYYDVLEDVLGKDPKILNALIEHTVVDNSPAIPKHPVVHKYKTADGQNVHVKVVDVGEITHLLDGQEACELTDAVEDTEDENSSVEIVCGEYSGDQQIGIEVDQNQQQPPLWFAYFLTEYREREQRHLKLLQSMHEDILAMENKKVTLLEKLLDKFNSSTNQNAQSNNSHIPNVNIMCEDGSNL; encoded by the exons ATGGTCGAGAACGTTGTCATTTTAAACAATGAGGACTTCGATTCTAATG ATAAATTTGTATGGGACAGATCTATGACTTTAGCTTTGATTCAGGAGTACAAACGATTTCAACAGAATTTCAAGGATCCAAgcttaaagaaaaaattgatatggAAGAACATGGCTGCTTGCCTTCATGCCCGAGGCTACACCAATGTTACGGATGACGCGTGTGACAAGAAAtggcgaaatttgaaaaagactTTTAAGGACATATATACAGGCCAGCGTCgcaaaaataatggaaaatgGGCATATTATGATGTATTAGAAGACGTGTTGGGGAAAGACCCAAAGATATTAAATGCTTTGATCGAGCATACTGTAGTTGATAATTCACCAGCAATACCTAAACACCCCGTTGTCCACAAGTACAAAACTGCAG atggCCAAAATGTACATGTTAAAGTTGTAGACGTAGGAGAAATCACCCACTTGCTAGATGGGCAAGAAGCATGTGAATTAACAGATGCAGTTGAGGATACAGAAGATGAGAATAGCTCGGTAGAGATTGTTTGTGGAGAATACAGTGGGGATCAGCAGATAGGAATAGAAGTTGATCAAAATCAGCAACAGCCACCACTCTGGTTTGCTTATTTTTTGACAGAGTACAGAGAACGTGAGCAGAGGCATTTAAAATTGCTGCAAAGCATGCACGAGGATATTCTTGCTATGGAAAACAAAAAGGTCACACTGCTGGAAAAACTACTTGATAAGTTCAATTCTTCCACTAATCAGAATGCGCAAAGTAATAATTCACATATCccaaatgtaaatattatgtGCGAAGATGGTAgcaatttataa